CCTATAGTGCGCATTAACAATTCAGAGCTGAGTTTCTTCATCCTGTTCTCCTTGACCCTGTGTTTCCTGTGTGCTCTGATCTTCATTGGGGAGCCTACTACATGGTCATGCATGCTACGTCACACTGCGTTCAGCATCACCTTCTCCCTCTGCATCTCCTGCATCCTGGGTAAAACCTTAGTGGTTCTTGCTGCTTTCACAGCCACACAGCCTGGAAACAATGTGATGAAATGGCTCGGGCCTACACAGCAGAGGATCATCATCTTTAGCTGCACCCTGGTCCAGGTGATCATCTGTGCTGCCTGGCTCATATCCTCCCCTCCATTCccctataaaaacacacaatatcAGCACTCTAAGATCATTCTAGATTGCAGGGTGGGATCTGAGCTGGCCTTCTGGTGTGTGCTTGGCTACATTGGCCTcttggcctgtttgtgtttcattttgGCTTTTCTGGCACGAAAATTGCCTGGAAATTTCAATGAAGCTAAATATATCACTTTTAGCATGTTAATATTTTGTGCAGTGTGGCTGGCGTTTATACCTGCCTATGTAAGTTCACCTGGTAAATTCACCACTGCAGTTGAAATATTTGCTATTTTAGCTTCAAGCTTTGGCCtccttttgtgtttatttgctcCAAAGTGTTACATTATACTACTCAAACCAGAAAAGAATACCAAACAGCATCTAATGGGAAAGGGAACAAAataattattctttattataatACTGTATGCACTGTATCTTTTAATTTTTAGTAACCTACATGTTTTTGTCTGgttgttgtgtatatatattagtatGTTTATGAAGATACTTGTTgacaataaacattaaaatacttTTGAGgagattgaataaataaattaataaatcatggagatattataataaaaaaatattattattattaatgaaagtatattttaagaaaatggtatacttttattttaaattccaATTTTAAATAGATATTGCAAAACATCACCTGCTAATATGTGTGCTATTATTAGagatttggcaaaaaaaaaagtgtaaaaaatgtgagaaaaaaatatttgtcaattaacacattatacacaaatatatatttttacaaatatCCTAGGTGAAGTGTGTTGTTCAAAACAACTAGGATTAGGATTGTGGGTAAGAGCAGGACACCATGTGACTGTGACGCATGGTTAGTTTGGGAGTCAACCTACGTGTGCCGTATAAAATATAGCTGCCTACCCACTCTCAATGTTAATTGCTGAAGATGACGCTCCTTCTTCTGTGGCTCCTGGTGCTCCGCTTTTCCATCTTTTGTGGAGCATTGGAAACTCATTGCACTTTGCAGAATAATTTTGAGCCAGGATTCATGGCTGGTGGAGACTTTGTCATTGGTGGCATTTTTCCTTTGCATTACAATCAGGAAATGCCAGATCTGAATTGTACATATAAACCTGGACCGGTGCAGTGTAATGGGTATGAACGTATTAATACTGTGCAACTTTGCAAAccactgaattatttttttgccTGAAATCAAAGGAAATAGTGTTAAAAAATCTTTATGTATGTGAATATGTAGGTCAGAATAGAGAATGTACAATATTCTGCATAATTTTTCCTCAGCCAATTTCAGTAATGTGGCAGAGCTTTCTCATTCTGAAGTTTCAATCAAACCTGAAATAAGAATACCAAACAGCATATAATagaaaattcatataaatattattttcattattatatactcTATGTAGAGTAGCATTTTCTTATGTAGTAGcctatattttatttgttcagaAGTTGTTTTTTATTATGAGAAATCTTTGTTTAAGTTACTATTTAggagatctttttttttaactaatatacagatttataataataaatctgtatatTTGCAAAGCGATTGTATCTTAAATTTAACTAGATATTCCAACACATCCTCCTGCTAATATGAGTGCTATTAgcaacttttaaaaaaaatgtgaagaaaCATCCATTTTGGAAACTACACaataatatacacaatacacataaaatgtccagttttataaatatacaaacaaattCCAGGTAATAGTGATATGCATAATATGTCAtatcagtttgtgtttaaaaaaaattgtgtgtgtgaatgtgttggATATATGTAGGTCAAAACaaagaatatacagtatactgtcATTTTTGCCTCAGCCACTTTAGTAATGTGGCAGAGATTTCTCATTCTtatattcattctttctttgttCAGGTTTGATCCCAGAGCTTTCCGGTGGGCTCTGACTATGAAGCTTGCTGTGGAGGAAATTAACAACAGTAGTGAGCTGCTCCCTAATCACACTCTCggttataaaatatttgattCTTGTGCATATCCTTTAACTGGTCAGAGAGCAGCTCTGGCTGTAATGAATGGACCAACAGAAGCTGATAGTCCCATGTGTTCAAGTGCGAGCCCGATGCTTGCCATCATTGGTGAATCTGGGTCAGCTCAATCTATTGTGGTGTCTAGAATTTTACAACCTTTCAGGATTCCAATggtatcttttttctttttttaaattatttttctttctttttttaatgtcatgAATGCATTTAACTAATTTTTCCAAGTGTATGTTAGTGGAAAATCTTAAGCATGCTTTTCCAAatatgtggctgtgtgtatggaAACAGTATAAAAACAAGACCAAGCTAAACATTTTACACTGTCCCAATTTACATACAGTAGtaaatgaatatgaaaattATGACTGATATACAAGTCAGTGTATGAAATGTATTCTTCATGGTTCAATGTTGTACATTTCCTATTTCAGATCAGCTATTTCTCTTCTTGTGCCTGCCTCAGTGACAGACGAGAATTCCCGACCTTCTTCCGGGTCATCCCCAGTGATGCATACCAGGTGAAAGCCATTGCCCAGTTGCTGATACATTTCAACTGGACATGGGTGGGTGTGGTTAGGGGTGACCATGCGTATGGGCGCTCTGCTCTGCAGGGACTGCTTAATGAGCTGGAGGATACAAGCGTGTGTGTCTCTTATCAGGAGATGATCCCCCTGCTGTATGACAGCCAGAGAGCAATAGAGATCATCCGTGTGATGAACAGCTCCAGTGCTCGAGTAGTAGTGGTGTTTTCAGCTGAGGGGGAACTCACACCTTTTCTGAAGGACTATATGAAACTAAATGTTACTGGTATTCAGTGGATTGCCAGTGAGGCCTGGGTAACAGCTTCGGTCTTCACAGGAAGTGAGTACTACCCCTTCCTAGGAGGCACAATTGGGTTTGGGATACGGCAGGGCTATATTCCAAAACTGAAAGACTATATAACAACAGTGAACCCACAGTCATACCCATCCAACCCCCTGGTGGAGGAACTATGGGCTGCACTGTACGGATGCTCTCCCATTTCCTCTCTTACCCATAGTATTCAACTGCCTCTCTGCACTGGACAAGAGACACTCAACAAGCAACATTCTGCTTATATGAACACATCCAGTCCTCGCATTGCATATAATGTATACAAAGGTGTGTATGCTATTGCTCATTCCCTCCATAATCTTATTTTCTGCAAACCTGGAAATGGTCCATTCAATAACTCCATGTGTGCTGACAGCACTAAAGTCTATCCATGGCAGGTACAGCTCATTCTGTGTATTGTCAAAatgaataatatgaaataatttttgtaaattacatttttttatagcATATCATAGTATTGCTCTTGGTCCACGTTTATGTTGTTTCATAGCTCCAGCATTACCTACAAGAAGTGTCGTTTACTATCTCAGGTGAGATGGTCAACTTTGATATGAATGGTGACTCAATCCCGTCCTACGACCTGATCAACTGGCAGAAGGGCACAGCTGGCAATATTGAGCTGGTTAAAGTGGGCATGTATGATGGGGCTCGAGAGGCCGGGAGTGAGCTGGTCGTTTATGACACAGCTATCACATGGGCCAAAGACAAGAGTGAGGCAAGCTGCTCTCAGAATGTAGTTCAATACATGAGAAACCAACTGTTGAAGTTCTGTAGGGTGAAGTGGCGGTAAGTTGCTTCTAAGCACACAGACCTCAGATGAGACCTGGATCAGACTTCTCTATGTGAGAAGCCAAAGAATACTATTTTAGTATAGTATTCTTTCAGTATAGCTTTCAGTGACTGGGATGCACTTGAATGAATAGCATGAATGTAACATTTTATAAGCAATAAATCAAACCTAATTACTACACTTAATTTtccttatttttcctttttttgacaGGAAAGTATGTGCTAAAAGAGACCTGAATAAAGcaaaaatttaattatttttctttactcaGATTTGACACTATTttgtaataatgaatgaaaacagagttgtttcaatttatttttattatatcttgTTGCATAGTTTAGAGCTTTATTGACATCTGGCTGTTTTTGTGGTAAACAGGTGCCAGTCTCTGTTTGTAGTGACAGCTGCCCTCCGGGATCTAGGAAAGCTGTCCGTCAAGGGGAGCCTCTGTGCTGCTTTGACTGTGTACCATGTGACAGTGGCAAGATTAGTAATCAGACAGGTCAGTAGGCTTAGTCATTTCACATATATTCAAAATCACAAATAACTGTTTAGATTTGTATACTAAATACATCTTTTGCTGCTTGTTTTCTAAAGATTCAGTAGACTGCATGATCTGTCCTGAGGATTATTGGTCCAATGCAGATGGAACAGAATGTATTCCCAAGATCATTGAGTTCCTTTCCCATGATGCAATGGGGTTAACACTGACAGTTATTGCTGTTGTTGGGGCTTGTGTCACCTTAGCTGTATTTGCAGTCTTTCTCTACTACAGAAACACTCCTATTGTGCGTATGAATAATTCAGAGCTGAGTTTCTTCATCCTGTTCTCCTTGACCCTGTGTTTCCTGTGTGCTCTGATCTTCATTGGGGAGCCTACTACATGGTCATGCATGCTACGTCACACTGCATTCAGCATCACCTTCTCCCTCTGCATCTCCTGCATCCTGGGTAAAACCTTAGTGGTTCTTGCTGCTTTCACAGCCACACAGCCTGGAAACAACGTGATGAAATGGCTCGGGCCTACACAGCAGAGGATCATCATCTTTAGCTGCACCCTGGTCCAGGTGATCATCTGTGCTGCCTGGCTCATATCCTCCCCTCCATTCccctataaaaacacacaatatcAGCACTCTAAGATCATTCTAGACTGCAGGGTGGGATCTGAGCTGGCCTTCTGGTGTGTGCTTGGCTATATTGGACTcttggcctgtttgtgtttcattttgGCTTTTCTGGCACGGAAATTGCCTGGAAATTTTAATGAGGcaaaattcattacatttagcATGTTAATATTTTGTGCAGTGTGGCTGGCGTTTATACCTGCCTATGTAAGTTCACCTGGTAAATTCACCACTGCAGTTGAAATATTTGCTATTTTAGCTTCAAGCTTTGGCCTCCTTTCGTGCTTATTTGCTCCAAAGTGTTACATTATACTACTCAAACCAGAAAAGAATACCAAACAGCATCTAATGgggaaataattttttttggctGCTCCCATGAGGACTCACCACAGAAGATAATTGATCCACACATTTTTGCCagatatcatatatatatttttatttgtatgtatatatgtatgtatatctacCATcgaaatattatttaaaacagaaaataaacagaaactaaAGAAACATTGAAGAAGGGTTATTAAGTTGGATCATGCCCTATTTATATGccaatatttaaatttaatactCAGTTTTAGCATTTTCTTATcatggtcagggtcacagtggatccagagcctataTCAGAAACACTGGCCCTGTTAAAGAGttacaccctggatgatacaCCAGTCAATCACAGagcaccatatacacacattcacacctaggggcaatttagagtatTTAATCCATGTACTGGCATTTTATTGGTGGTGGGAGAAAATCAGAGGCTATCAAGGACACCCACACTGACAGCATAACTGATTAACTCACAATTCTATACAAAATATTGCCCAAATATTCTACAACTTGCCTTCAAATGTTACAACATAGTATATAGGAGAGCTTATTTGACTTTTCAAGTTACCATATACCAGTGGTCTTCAATTTTGTCCTAAAAGTCTCAATTTCATCTAAGATCTGCCACATATAAGTTGCCAAAAGAAACCAAAACCCACCAAAGGTAATGTCCTTTGTCACTACAAGTAAAGCAGTTACTATACCAGTAATCCACCAGTACCAGTAATTCAGTAATCACAGTCACACAGCAATACAGCTCAAATATCAATAGGCAAAAAAAGGAACATAAACTTGCtaataacatttaaacatgttaATACAACAGGTACAGTTAGCATGTACCTTTTAAAATATACAGGAAACAGTGATAATATGTTGGCTTATTTAGTCAAACTGATGGTTGTGACTGAAGTCTCATGTACTTGTAAAGCATTTGGAAAATCCTTGAGAATTTAATCATAAATGTCCTAGGGTTACAATGGCACTCTTCACAATACTGTTGTAATAGAATGTTCGTATGTCTTCTTCTCTATGAAGTCTATAAATAGTGTGTCAGAGAAGAAAAATCTCTCTTAAAAAGTGGCATGGTGAAGCTGATTAAGCACAGGTGCATGTGGATGGTGTGATGCCTTTAGGGGCCACTTGAGGTGATTAGTTGAACACAAAGCCTGCACTTATACAATAGAAATCAATTAAATTCTATTTAGTTCAATTTTAATTTGCACAGTGCTTTTAATACCATATTGTCACAAACATATACTATAAAATCCGGATATACCTttgaatttaatatatttagccctaataagcaagccaggATTAAAGTATATAGCCAGTTCTAAGGGGGGGGAAaggattattaatattaataaaatatatttctttaaaatattgatttttaaCAATATGCTTAAATCTGAACAACTGAATAATAAGCTCAAGCCTTAACGAGTTAGTAAAATTAAATAGTTGTATTTCTGGTTTCTCAAAAACTTTCTTTTATGCATGTACACATCAaattataaacaacatacatgaTGTACCACATCCACCAAAATTATGATTGTGGGTGATGCCATGCAACTGTAGCACATGATTCGATAGAGGGAAGTATACTTGTGCCATATAAAGGATAGTGTCCAGCCCTTCTCTACACAATGTAAGGAATCAGACATTCATCCCTGAGAATGGCTCCTCTATTTATGTGGCTACTCgtgctctgtttttctgtctttattttctctttagaTCATTGCACTCTGCAGAATGGTTTGGGACCAGGCTTCATCGCTGATGGAGACTTTGTCATTGGGGGCATTTTCCCTTTTCACTACAATCAGGAAATGCCAGATTTGAACTGCACATACAAGCCTGGACCAGTAAAGTGTAATGGGTAGAAATGTCCTCAAAAACTGTACTAGATCATCATTATTGTAATGTGAAAAGGAATTCCTAAATCGTTGTCTTTGTGCACTTAAAATAGACAATGAACTATTGACTTCTAAATGCTTTCAGCACAAAACTAAACaattacttaataataataataataataataataataataataataataataataataatattattattattattattattattattataaactctAACTAAACTTAGATGTGTTCATATAGGTCAGAATAAAGAATATAAACTGCAAAGTATACATTACTAAATCTTTTCAGACTTTGTTAATAATTTGCCTGTGAATGCTTATCAGTGCTGGTTCTTACTCTTACTCTTACTGACTCTTGCAGGTTTGATCCCAGAGCTTTCCGCTGGGCTCTGACCTTGAAGCTTGCTGTAGAGGAAATTAACAACAGTACTGAACTGCTGCCTAACCACACTCTGGGCTATAAAATGTTTGATTCTTGTGCATACCCATTAACAGCTCAGAGAGCAGCTCT
The sequence above is drawn from the Hemibagrus wyckioides isolate EC202008001 linkage group LG04, SWU_Hwy_1.0, whole genome shotgun sequence genome and encodes:
- the LOC131352207 gene encoding extracellular calcium-sensing receptor-like, which gives rise to MTLLLLWLLVLRFSIFCGALETHCTLQNNFEPGFMAGGDFVIGGIFPLHYNQEMPDLNCTYKPGPVQCNGFDPRAFRWALTMKLAVEEINNSSELLPNHTLGYKIFDSCAYPLTGQRAALAVMNGPTEADSPMCSSASPMLAIIGESGSAQSIVVSRILQPFRIPMISYFSSCACLSDRREFPTFFRVIPSDAYQVKAIAQLLIHFNWTWVGVVRGDHAYGRSALQGLLNELEDTSVCVSYQEMIPLLYDSQRAIEIIRVMNSSSARVVVVFSAEGELTPFLKDYMKLNVTGIQWIASEAWVTASVFTGSEYYPFLGGTIGFGIRQGYIPKLKDYITTVNPQSYPSNPLVEELWAALYGCSPISSLTHSIQLPLCTGQETLNKQHSAYMNTSSPRIAYNVYKGVYAIAHSLHNLIFCKPGNGPFNNSMCADSTKVYPWQLQHYLQEVSFTISGEMVNFDMNGDSIPSYDLINWQKGTAGNIELVKVGMYDGAREAGSELVVYDTAITWAKDKSEVPVSVCSDSCPPGSRKAVRQGEPLCCFDCVPCDSGKISNQTDSVDCMICPEDYWSNADGTECIPKIIEFLSHDAMGLTLTVIAVVGACVTLAVFAVFLYYRNTPIVRMNNSELSFFILFSLTLCFLCALIFIGEPTTWSCMLRHTAFSITFSLCISCILGKTLVVLAAFTATQPGNNVMKWLGPTQQRIIIFSCTLVQVIICAAWLISSPPFPYKNTQYQHSKIILDCRVGSELAFWCVLGYIGLLACLCFILAFLARKLPGNFNEAKFITFSMLIFCAVWLAFIPAYVSSPGKFTTAVEIFAILASSFGLLSCLFAPKCYIILLKPEKNTKQHLMGK